A DNA window from Coffea arabica cultivar ET-39 chromosome 6c, Coffea Arabica ET-39 HiFi, whole genome shotgun sequence contains the following coding sequences:
- the LOC140008115 gene encoding uncharacterized protein, with translation MQLSSSVVAVRNFFSLSYSLTYLRLVLFQFLFLLKLLEKDMSLSENCSTVLIDIIRRPTSQEVNKYWSPKLPDQRSIELRDATPKKKKQCNCKNSRCLKFITYYMQQNLRSGEACVGAMG, from the exons ATGCAACTTTCTTCGTCAGTGGTTGCTGTAAGGaactttttttctttgtcaTATTCTCTTACATATTTGCGGCTTGTATTGTTTCAG tttttgtttcttcttaaACTCCTGGAAAAGGATATGAGTTTGTCCGAGAATTGTTCCACAGTTCTTATTGATATCATTCGTCGGCCGACTTCGCAGGAAGTAAA CAAATACTGGTCTCCAAAGTTGCCAGACCAGCGTAGCATTGAGCTGAGAGATGCTActccaaagaagaagaagcaatgTAATTGCAAAAACTCAAGATGCTTGAAGTT TATTACCTACTACATGCAGCAGAATTTGAGAAGTGGAGAAGCGTGTGTAGGTGCAATGGGGTAA